A region from the Janthinobacterium agaricidamnosum genome encodes:
- the galE gene encoding UDP-glucose 4-epimerase GalE — protein sequence MSKKILVTGASGFIGSHTCVELLAAGFEVVAVDNLCNSAREAMARVERIAGKSVPFYEADVRDRTAMAAVLREHAIDAVIHFAGLKAVGESVAQPLMYMDNNVSGTVALLEVLAAANVKRFVFSSSATVYGDPEALPIVESSRLSVTNPYGRSKLMVEEILADLVHADAQWQVGVLRYFNPVGAHASGLIGEDPAGIPNNLMPFIAQVAVGRRERLAVFGNDYDTPDGTGVRDYIHVVDLALGHVAALNRLFSTEGGFTVNLGTGHGYSVLDTVRAFEAASGRKVPYDIVPRRPGDIASCYASADKAKQLLGWQAQKNIDDMCRDHWRWQHQNPQGYAA from the coding sequence ATGTCCAAGAAAATACTCGTGACCGGCGCATCCGGTTTCATCGGTTCGCATACCTGTGTCGAATTGCTGGCTGCCGGTTTTGAGGTGGTCGCGGTGGATAATCTGTGCAATAGCGCGCGCGAAGCGATGGCGCGCGTGGAGCGCATTGCCGGCAAAAGCGTGCCCTTCTATGAAGCGGACGTGCGCGACCGCACGGCCATGGCCGCCGTCTTGCGCGAGCATGCCATCGATGCGGTGATCCATTTCGCCGGCTTGAAAGCCGTGGGCGAATCCGTGGCCCAGCCGCTGATGTACATGGACAACAATGTGTCGGGCACCGTGGCGCTGCTGGAAGTGCTGGCGGCGGCGAACGTGAAGCGTTTTGTGTTCAGCTCGTCGGCCACCGTGTATGGCGATCCGGAAGCCTTGCCGATCGTGGAATCGTCGCGCCTGTCCGTGACCAATCCGTACGGCCGCTCGAAGCTGATGGTCGAGGAGATCCTGGCCGATCTCGTGCATGCCGATGCGCAATGGCAAGTCGGTGTATTGCGCTACTTTAATCCCGTCGGCGCGCATGCCAGCGGCTTGATCGGCGAAGATCCGGCCGGCATCCCGAACAATCTGATGCCTTTCATCGCCCAGGTGGCCGTCGGCCGCCGCGAGCGGCTGGCCGTCTTCGGCAACGACTACGACACGCCGGACGGTACGGGCGTGCGCGACTACATCCACGTGGTCGACCTGGCGCTGGGCCATGTGGCGGCCCTGAACCGCCTGTTCTCCACCGAGGGCGGCTTTACCGTCAACCTGGGCACGGGTCACGGCTACAGCGTGCTTGACACCGTACGCGCCTTCGAGGCCGCCAGCGGCCGCAAGGTGCCATACGACATCGTGCCGCGCCGCCCCGGCGACATCGCCAGCTGCTACGCCTCGGCCGACAAGGCGAAGCAATTGCTGGGCTGGCAAGCACAGAAAAATATCGACGACATGTGCCGCGACCACTGGCGCTGGCAGCACCAGAATCCGCAAGGCTACGCGGCGTAA
- the trmB gene encoding tRNA (guanosine(46)-N7)-methyltransferase TrmB, which translates to MMYDPTEHRIRSFVTRAGRLSVAQARALETLGPQFLLPFAKESMDFEQVFGRKAPVILEIGFGMGATTAHIAKAMPEKDFIGVEVHTPGVGSLLKLIGEESLTNLRLLQHDAVEVLTHMIPANSLAGIHVFFPDPWHKARHNKRRLIQSPFVKQLTDRLAPGGYLHCATDWEDYAVQMLDVLGAEPQLRNSADAYAPQPAYRPLTKFENRGLKLGHGVWDLVFIKK; encoded by the coding sequence ATGATGTACGATCCGACCGAACACCGCATCCGCAGTTTTGTCACCCGCGCGGGACGGCTGTCTGTCGCGCAGGCGCGCGCGCTTGAGACCTTGGGGCCGCAGTTCTTGTTGCCATTCGCCAAGGAGTCCATGGACTTCGAGCAGGTGTTCGGCCGCAAGGCGCCCGTGATCCTGGAAATCGGTTTTGGCATGGGCGCGACGACGGCGCATATCGCCAAAGCCATGCCGGAGAAGGATTTCATCGGCGTCGAAGTGCACACGCCTGGCGTCGGCAGCCTGCTGAAGCTGATCGGCGAAGAGTCGCTGACGAATCTGCGCCTGCTGCAGCACGATGCGGTGGAAGTACTCACGCACATGATTCCCGCCAATTCGCTGGCCGGCATCCATGTGTTTTTTCCCGATCCATGGCACAAGGCGCGCCACAACAAGCGTCGTTTGATCCAGTCGCCATTCGTCAAGCAATTGACCGACCGCCTCGCGCCGGGCGGCTATCTGCATTGCGCCACCGATTGGGAAGATTACGCGGTGCAAATGCTGGACGTGCTGGGCGCCGAGCCTCAACTGCGCAATAGCGCCGATGCTTATGCGCCGCAACCGGCATATCGTCCGCTGACCAAGTTTGAAAATCGCGGCTTGAAGCTGGGCCATGGCGTGTGGGATCTGGTGTTCATCAAGAAATAA
- a CDS encoding phosphoribosyltransferase-like protein: MAKRTNLMEAIANTIQSYRKGEIPVPTVDHVDRWISQFTPENQLPMLQEFSDVIESSFITHESFVRFLGGLMNNAALTGKTPKDFWSKVNFLRVQKDGVSQRAMLKLMAVQLKDTFGLDLAKCGADDGDFMYLDDIMCTGSRVGNDIVDWIKNDAPKECRLHIVLAVTHTTGEYYLRNTRLENAKKEAGKQGIKITVWRALELENTVYWNRNADVYWPSELPNLETVKSYAANGKFPFKPRELGGKSKIFKSEEGRKILEAEFLLAGMKIRSHHSTPKDSLRPLGFGPFGIGFGSTLVTYRNCPNTAPLAVWWGDGGASNTALQWYPLLPRKTYSSAENVFSKCFD, translated from the coding sequence ATGGCGAAGAGAACTAATTTGATGGAAGCAATTGCAAACACCATTCAGTCGTATAGGAAAGGGGAAATTCCTGTTCCTACGGTTGACCATGTTGATCGCTGGATCAGCCAATTTACACCAGAAAATCAGTTGCCAATGCTGCAAGAATTTAGCGATGTCATCGAAAGTTCCTTCATCACTCATGAGAGTTTTGTTAGATTCTTAGGTGGCCTAATGAACAATGCAGCACTGACAGGCAAAACTCCTAAAGACTTTTGGTCAAAAGTAAATTTTTTAAGAGTACAAAAAGATGGTGTTAGTCAACGAGCAATGCTTAAGCTGATGGCTGTTCAGTTGAAAGATACATTTGGACTTGATCTAGCAAAATGCGGAGCGGACGATGGTGACTTCATGTATTTGGATGACATCATGTGCACTGGTAGTCGGGTCGGTAATGACATCGTCGATTGGATCAAAAACGACGCACCAAAAGAGTGCCGTCTCCACATTGTTCTTGCAGTGACGCACACAACAGGCGAATATTATTTGCGGAATACACGGCTTGAAAACGCGAAGAAGGAAGCTGGCAAGCAAGGAATAAAGATCACTGTTTGGCGCGCTCTGGAACTGGAAAATACGGTGTATTGGAATAGAAATGCTGATGTTTATTGGCCAAGTGAGCTACCCAATCTTGAAACAGTAAAATCCTACGCAGCGAACGGAAAATTTCCGTTCAAGCCTCGTGAACTCGGTGGAAAGTCGAAGATTTTCAAATCCGAAGAAGGGCGTAAGATACTTGAAGCTGAGTTCCTACTCGCAGGGATGAAGATTCGATCACACCATTCGACGCCAAAGGACTCTCTTCGACCGCTCGGATTTGGCCCCTTCGGGATCGGCTTTGGCTCAACCTTAGTGACCTATCGGAACTGCCCCAACACAGCCCCCCTTGCGGTTTGGTGGGGTGATGGTGGTGCAAGCAATACAGCGTTACAATGGTATCCTCTACTCCCACGAAAAACGTACTCGTCTGCGGAAAATGTCTTCAGTAAATGCTTCGACTAA
- a CDS encoding NADAR family protein: MSSVNASTKFELLRTYTRSECVVFHRTKDPFGGLSNMAGGYAVTVNGVRFRTTEALYQACRFPQLPEVQRLVISEASPIVAKRKTMPFRDQTRKDWDSIRHKIMRWCLRVKLAQNYTEFGALLLSTGDGHIVEQSSKDTFWGARVIDQNTLAGENVLGRLLMELREDARIDEKQILRVVPPLPIPDFNLFGEPIEIVTAPNSEALHGYRSTMLF; encoded by the coding sequence ATGTCTTCAGTAAATGCTTCGACTAAGTTTGAATTGCTACGCACATACACTAGAAGTGAGTGCGTAGTCTTTCATCGTACGAAGGACCCGTTTGGCGGGCTTTCGAATATGGCTGGTGGATACGCGGTAACTGTCAATGGTGTACGTTTTCGCACAACTGAGGCTTTATATCAAGCATGCCGATTTCCACAATTACCTGAAGTTCAAAGGTTGGTCATCTCAGAGGCCAGTCCAATTGTAGCCAAGCGAAAAACAATGCCATTCCGCGACCAGACAAGAAAAGACTGGGACTCCATTCGGCACAAAATTATGCGATGGTGTTTGCGAGTGAAACTTGCCCAAAACTACACTGAGTTCGGAGCTTTGTTACTTTCCACAGGTGATGGTCATATCGTTGAGCAATCAAGTAAAGATACATTCTGGGGCGCGCGAGTTATCGATCAAAATACTCTTGCAGGAGAGAATGTTCTCGGCCGCTTGCTGATGGAACTTAGAGAAGACGCACGAATTGACGAAAAGCAGATATTAAGGGTTGTGCCCCCTTTACCCATACCAGATTTTAACCTCTTTGGTGAGCCTATCGAGATAGTGACTGCCCCGAATTCAGAGGCGTTGCATGGTTATCGAAGCACCATGTTGTTCTGA
- a CDS encoding phage portal protein, producing the protein MRKARHLRARGQQAQPAPDSPATAPATAGIEAFSFGDPTPVLEHADILDCFECWKNGHWYEPPVNLAGLAKSFNAGVHHSSAIHFKANVLTSTLMPTKYLSRDGFKRMALDYLTFGNAYLEDRPSRSGKALAYQHALAKYMRRGVDLDTYYFVNGYQAVHQFDKGRVFHLMEPDVNQELYGVPQYLSALQSAWLNEAATLFRRKYYKNGSHAGFVFYMTDAAANTQDVDNLRQAMRDSKGPGNFRNLFMYAPNGKKDGIQILPVSDVAAKDEFFNIKSVTRDDQLAAHRVPPQLMGILPNNAGGFGAVEPAARVFARNELVPLQAQFEAINEWAGVEVVKFAPYDLGLGKETAQ; encoded by the coding sequence TTGAGAAAAGCACGACACCTGCGCGCGCGCGGCCAGCAGGCCCAGCCCGCCCCAGATTCCCCCGCCACGGCGCCGGCCACCGCCGGCATCGAGGCGTTTTCCTTCGGCGACCCGACGCCCGTGCTCGAGCACGCCGACATTCTCGATTGCTTCGAATGCTGGAAGAACGGCCACTGGTATGAACCGCCCGTCAACCTGGCCGGCTTGGCCAAGTCCTTCAACGCGGGCGTGCACCACAGCAGCGCCATCCACTTCAAGGCCAACGTGCTGACGTCCACCTTGATGCCGACGAAATACCTGTCGCGCGATGGATTCAAGCGCATGGCCCTGGACTATCTGACCTTCGGCAATGCCTACCTGGAAGACCGGCCCAGCCGTAGCGGCAAGGCGCTGGCGTACCAGCACGCGCTGGCCAAGTACATGCGGCGCGGCGTCGATCTGGATACCTATTATTTCGTCAACGGCTACCAGGCCGTGCACCAGTTCGACAAGGGCCGCGTGTTTCACCTGATGGAACCGGACGTGAACCAGGAGCTGTACGGCGTGCCGCAGTACCTGAGCGCCCTGCAGTCGGCCTGGCTCAACGAGGCGGCGACCCTGTTTCGCCGCAAGTACTACAAGAACGGCTCGCATGCCGGCTTCGTGTTCTACATGACGGATGCCGCGGCGAATACGCAGGACGTGGACAACCTGCGCCAGGCCATGCGCGACAGCAAGGGGCCGGGCAACTTCCGCAACCTGTTCATGTACGCACCGAACGGCAAGAAGGACGGCATCCAGATTCTGCCCGTGTCGGACGTAGCCGCCAAGGACGAGTTTTTCAACATCAAGAGCGTCACGCGCGACGACCAGCTTGCCGCGCACCGCGTACCGCCGCAGCTGATGGGCATTCTGCCAAACAATGCCGGCGGCTTCGGTGCCGTGGAACCGGCCGCGCGCGTCTTCGCCCGCAATGAGCTGGTGCCGCTGCAGGCGCAGTTCGAAGCGATCAACGAGTGGGCCGGCGTGGAAGTGGTGAAGTTCGCGCCGTATGACCTGGGCCTGGGCAAGGAGACAGCGCAATGA
- a CDS encoding terminase ATPase subunit family protein, translated as MLTIEKTSEQTIDGIIGELAVPESEPRRAARALYWKGWRISSIARHLGIKRSTINSWKERDEWDKAQAIEHVEASAELRLVKLIEKEVKSGSDYKEIDLLARTIVQMARVRRYEQPGGNEVDLNPKLANRNAGPKKKPTRNDFSEEQKIQLLDAFQDSLFDYQKVWYRNGDQRTRAILKSRQIGATWYFAREALADAMATGRNQIFLSASKSQAHVFKQYIVQFAREAAGIELTGDPIVLPNGAHLYFLGTNARTAQGYHGNFYFDEFFWTQNFQELNKVASGMAIHKKWRKTYFSTPSSTTHQAYPFWTGELFNKRRAKADQVNIDVSHSRLSSGFTGEDKIWRQIVTILDAERGGCNLFDIDELRNFEYSPDQFDNLLMCNFIDDSASVFPLAELQRCMVDSWVEWDDYKPLLGLRPFGNRPVWIGYDPALNGDSAGCVVLAPPMTAGGKFRILERHQWRGQSFEDHADAIRQMTQRYNVEYIGIDTTGMGIGVLPIVRGFFPAVTALNYSPEVKTRMVLKAKNIISKGRLEFDAGWTDIAQSFMAIHKTLTPSGRHVTYIAGRSDETGHADLAWACMHALDHEPFEGTTDNHQSFMEIYS; from the coding sequence ATGCTGACAATCGAGAAAACAAGCGAACAAACCATCGATGGAATCATCGGTGAACTGGCCGTGCCCGAATCCGAGCCGCGCCGTGCCGCGCGCGCCCTGTACTGGAAGGGCTGGCGCATTTCGTCCATTGCCCGCCACCTGGGGATCAAGCGCAGCACCATCAATAGCTGGAAAGAGCGCGACGAGTGGGACAAGGCGCAGGCCATCGAGCACGTCGAAGCGTCGGCCGAGCTGCGCCTGGTGAAACTGATCGAAAAAGAGGTCAAGAGCGGCAGCGATTACAAGGAAATCGATCTGCTAGCCCGCACCATCGTGCAGATGGCACGCGTGCGCCGCTACGAGCAGCCGGGAGGCAACGAGGTCGATCTCAACCCCAAGCTGGCGAACCGCAATGCCGGGCCGAAGAAAAAGCCTACGCGCAACGATTTCAGCGAAGAACAGAAAATCCAGCTGCTCGACGCCTTCCAGGACTCGCTGTTCGACTATCAAAAGGTCTGGTATCGCAACGGCGACCAGCGCACGCGCGCCATTCTCAAGAGCCGCCAGATCGGCGCCACCTGGTACTTCGCCCGCGAGGCGCTGGCCGACGCGATGGCGACGGGCCGCAATCAAATCTTCCTGTCCGCTTCCAAGAGCCAGGCCCACGTCTTCAAGCAATACATTGTGCAATTCGCGCGCGAGGCGGCCGGCATCGAGCTGACGGGCGACCCCATCGTGCTGCCGAACGGTGCACACCTGTATTTCCTCGGTACCAATGCGCGCACGGCGCAGGGCTACCACGGCAATTTCTACTTCGATGAATTCTTCTGGACGCAGAATTTCCAGGAGCTGAACAAGGTGGCCTCGGGCATGGCCATTCACAAGAAATGGCGCAAAACCTATTTCTCCACGCCATCCTCCACCACGCACCAGGCTTACCCGTTCTGGACGGGCGAGCTGTTCAACAAGCGCCGCGCCAAGGCCGACCAGGTGAACATCGACGTCAGCCACAGCCGCCTCTCGTCGGGTTTTACGGGCGAGGACAAAATCTGGCGCCAGATCGTCACCATCCTGGACGCCGAGCGTGGCGGCTGCAACCTGTTCGACATCGACGAGCTGCGCAACTTCGAATACAGCCCGGACCAGTTCGATAACCTGCTGATGTGCAATTTTATTGACGACTCGGCCTCGGTCTTCCCGCTGGCCGAGCTGCAGCGCTGCATGGTCGATTCCTGGGTGGAGTGGGACGACTACAAGCCCTTGCTGGGCCTGCGGCCGTTCGGCAACCGGCCCGTGTGGATCGGCTACGACCCGGCCTTGAACGGCGACAGCGCCGGCTGCGTGGTGCTGGCGCCGCCCATGACGGCCGGCGGCAAGTTCCGCATCCTGGAGCGCCACCAGTGGCGCGGGCAGAGCTTCGAGGACCACGCCGATGCCATCCGCCAGATGACGCAGCGCTACAACGTCGAATACATCGGCATCGATACCACGGGCATGGGTATCGGCGTGCTGCCGATCGTGCGCGGCTTCTTCCCGGCAGTGACGGCCCTGAATTACTCGCCCGAAGTCAAAACCCGCATGGTGCTAAAAGCCAAAAACATCATCAGCAAGGGGCGGCTGGAGTTCGATGCCGGCTGGACGGACATCGCGCAGTCCTTCATGGCCATCCACAAGACCCTCACCCCCAGCGGGCGGCACGTGACGTATATCGCCGGCCGCAGCGATGAAACCGGCCACGCCGACCTGGCGTGGGCCTGCATGCACGCGCTCGACCACGAGCCATTCGAAGGCACCACTGACAACCACCAATCTTTCATGGAGATTTATTCTTGA
- a CDS encoding GPO family capsid scaffolding protein, producing the protein MPKSQFFRVATEGATTDGRNIDRATIEQIAATYNPKTYAARIWLEHIRGILPDSQFKAYGDVIAVKAEEVDTDNGKKLALFAQIEPTPELVAINKAKQKLYTSLEIQPDFADSAQPYLVGLGVTDSPASLGTEALKFSASRKQQSANLFTSAVEVTLEFEEPQGTKLADAMKNLLSRFSNKSGADAAQFADISEAVQALAGHVVTANDNYTGTLARLEKTETALQATQDELAAFKAQMDEAPGNGPRRPAATGNDGAVQTEF; encoded by the coding sequence ATGCCTAAATCCCAATTCTTCCGCGTCGCCACCGAAGGCGCCACCACCGACGGTCGCAACATCGACCGCGCCACCATCGAGCAAATCGCCGCCACCTACAACCCGAAGACCTACGCAGCGCGCATCTGGCTGGAACACATCCGGGGCATCCTGCCCGACAGCCAGTTCAAGGCCTACGGCGACGTGATCGCCGTGAAAGCCGAGGAAGTGGACACCGACAACGGCAAGAAACTGGCCCTGTTCGCGCAGATCGAACCCACGCCGGAACTGGTGGCCATCAACAAGGCGAAACAAAAGCTCTACACCAGCCTGGAAATTCAGCCCGACTTTGCCGACTCGGCGCAGCCCTACCTGGTCGGCCTGGGCGTCACCGACAGCCCAGCCAGCCTGGGCACCGAGGCACTGAAATTCTCCGCCAGCCGCAAACAGCAAAGCGCCAACCTGTTTACTTCCGCCGTCGAGGTGACGCTGGAATTTGAAGAGCCGCAGGGCACCAAGCTGGCCGACGCCATGAAAAACCTGCTGTCGCGCTTCTCCAATAAATCCGGCGCCGACGCCGCGCAGTTCGCCGACATCAGCGAGGCCGTGCAAGCGCTGGCCGGCCACGTCGTCACCGCCAACGATAACTACACGGGCACCCTGGCGCGCCTGGAGAAAACCGAAACAGCGTTGCAGGCCACGCAGGACGAGCTGGCCGCTTTCAAGGCGCAGATGGACGAAGCGCCCGGCAACGGCCCGCGCCGCCCGGCCGCCACCGGCAACGACGGCGCCGTGCAGACCGAGTTTTAA
- a CDS encoding phage major capsid protein, P2 family: protein MKKQTRQVFGQYETRLGHLNDTDNVAKTFSVTPSVQQKLENKMQESSEFLSKVNIIGVGEQEGEKLGLGVSGPIASRTNTKDKERETRDLSTMDSTKYRCEQTNFDTHLSYAKLDAWAKFQDFQSRVANAILTRQALDRIVIGFNGVKVMATTDLAANPLLQDVNKGWLQHLREQAPDRVLGLVASGMPGKVIIGDVDGADYANLDAAVADAVNLLDPWYQEDTNLVAIVGRKLLNDKYFPLVNTKQAPTETLAADIIISQKRIGGLPAARVPYFPDNAILITRFDNLSIYFQDGARRRRVVDEPKRDRIENYESSNDAYVIEDLGLAALVENIELKDK from the coding sequence ATGAAAAAGCAAACGCGCCAGGTCTTTGGCCAATATGAAACCCGCCTGGGCCACCTGAACGACACGGACAACGTGGCCAAGACCTTCAGCGTCACGCCCAGCGTGCAGCAAAAGCTGGAAAACAAGATGCAGGAATCGAGCGAGTTCCTGTCGAAAGTGAACATCATCGGCGTGGGCGAGCAGGAAGGCGAAAAACTGGGCCTGGGCGTATCCGGCCCGATTGCCAGCCGCACCAACACCAAGGACAAGGAACGCGAGACGCGCGACCTGTCCACCATGGATAGCACCAAGTACCGCTGCGAGCAAACCAACTTTGACACGCATTTGAGCTATGCCAAGCTGGACGCCTGGGCCAAGTTCCAGGACTTTCAATCGCGCGTGGCCAATGCAATCTTGACGCGCCAGGCACTCGACCGCATCGTCATCGGTTTCAACGGCGTGAAAGTCATGGCCACCACCGACCTGGCCGCCAATCCTCTGCTGCAGGACGTGAACAAGGGCTGGCTGCAGCACCTGCGCGAACAGGCGCCCGATCGCGTGCTGGGCCTGGTGGCCAGCGGCATGCCGGGCAAGGTCATCATCGGCGACGTGGACGGCGCCGACTATGCCAACCTGGACGCGGCCGTCGCCGATGCCGTCAACCTGCTGGACCCGTGGTATCAGGAAGACACCAATCTGGTGGCCATCGTCGGGCGCAAGCTGCTGAACGATAAATACTTCCCGCTGGTGAACACCAAGCAGGCGCCCACGGAAACCCTGGCGGCCGACATCATCATCAGCCAGAAACGCATTGGCGGCTTGCCGGCGGCGCGCGTGCCCTACTTCCCGGACAACGCCATCCTGATTACCCGCTTCGACAATCTGTCGATTTACTTCCAGGACGGCGCGCGGCGCCGCCGCGTGGTGGACGAGCCCAAGCGCGACCGCATCGAGAATTACGAGTCGTCGAACGACGCCTATGTGATCGAAGACCTGGGCCTGGCCGCGCTGGTGGAAAACATCGAGCTGAAAGACAAGTGA
- the gpM gene encoding phage terminase small subunit: MSNQSPALRHRARMLAERTAGASAPLGVTTGTAYEMMLYKLSDDRRRLKSIQSVERKIEVKATMLPDYAQWIDGVLAGGKGAQDDVFATLLVWHIDTGEYERALVMAAYALEHKFTLPDTYSRDIATLMLDEFAEGYLHGKLASDPQHAAQVLGTVEQLTAASDAPDQARAKLHKAIGLAMIAVLDQADETDIAPALVAQAETAMAQLKRARALSESCGVKKDMERLERRLKRTAGSA, translated from the coding sequence ATGAGCAACCAATCTCCCGCCCTGCGCCACCGCGCGCGCATGCTGGCCGAGCGCACGGCCGGCGCCTCCGCGCCGCTGGGCGTCACCACCGGCACGGCCTACGAAATGATGCTCTACAAGCTGTCCGATGACCGCCGGCGCCTGAAGTCCATTCAGTCCGTGGAACGCAAGATCGAGGTCAAGGCCACCATGCTGCCCGACTATGCGCAGTGGATCGACGGCGTGCTGGCCGGCGGCAAGGGCGCCCAGGATGACGTGTTTGCCACCCTGCTGGTGTGGCACATCGACACGGGCGAGTACGAGCGCGCCCTGGTCATGGCCGCCTATGCGCTGGAACACAAGTTCACCTTGCCCGACACCTACAGCCGCGACATCGCCACCCTGATGCTGGACGAGTTCGCCGAAGGCTACTTGCACGGCAAGCTGGCCAGCGATCCGCAGCACGCGGCCCAGGTGCTGGGCACCGTCGAGCAGCTGACGGCCGCCAGCGACGCGCCCGACCAGGCGCGCGCCAAGCTGCACAAGGCCATCGGCCTGGCCATGATCGCCGTGCTGGACCAGGCCGACGAAACGGACATCGCCCCGGCGCTGGTGGCACAAGCGGAAACGGCCATGGCCCAGCTGAAACGCGCACGCGCCCTGTCGGAGTCGTGCGGCGTCAAGAAAGATATGGAACGGCTGGAGCGGCGCCTCAAACGCACGGCCGGTTCCGCGTAA
- a CDS encoding head completion/stabilization protein, whose product MSFMALPPSIPPGTAPAPPAAAPGIIENDGWFPDVNLAEMRDAMRLDGTVTDARLVQAVVDAILQVNRELAQWQGTQAQAGIAALVDVPATRINRESRLLAQYRRAVYSTAKADLIERYRDYDSTATSVSDKKSMEWLDEAPGAQRRNAQWAIADMVGRTHLTVELI is encoded by the coding sequence ATGTCCTTCATGGCCCTGCCCCCGTCAATCCCGCCCGGCACCGCGCCGGCGCCGCCAGCGGCTGCCCCTGGCATCATCGAGAACGATGGCTGGTTTCCCGACGTCAACCTGGCCGAAATGCGCGACGCCATGCGCCTGGACGGCACCGTCACCGACGCGCGCCTGGTGCAAGCCGTGGTCGATGCCATCCTGCAGGTCAACCGCGAACTGGCGCAATGGCAAGGCACGCAAGCGCAAGCCGGCATCGCCGCGCTGGTAGACGTGCCCGCCACGCGCATCAACCGCGAGTCCCGCTTGCTGGCGCAGTACCGGCGCGCCGTCTACAGCACGGCGAAGGCGGACCTGATCGAGCGTTACCGCGACTACGACAGCACGGCCACGTCCGTCAGCGACAAGAAAAGCATGGAATGGCTGGACGAGGCGCCCGGCGCACAGCGGCGCAATGCGCAATGGGCCATCGCCGATATGGTCGGCCGCACGCATCTGACCGTGGAATTGATCTGA
- a CDS encoding tail protein X: protein MQVRTRQHDTVDALVWRYLGDGAGYVEQTLEMNPALARHGAVLPAGLVITLPEPAPSTGQVAAADLVQLWD from the coding sequence ATGCAAGTGCGCACGCGGCAGCACGACACGGTGGACGCCCTGGTGTGGCGCTACCTGGGCGACGGTGCGGGATACGTCGAGCAAACCCTGGAAATGAATCCCGCGCTGGCGCGCCACGGCGCCGTGCTGCCTGCCGGCCTGGTCATCACGCTGCCCGAGCCGGCGCCCAGCACGGGCCAGGTGGCCGCAGCCGATCTTGTGCAGCTATGGGATTAA
- a CDS encoding glycoside hydrolase family 108 protein has product MATTENPLIARVIDAILRAEGGYVNDPLDAGGETNYGITVAVARANGYTGPMRDLPMAVARVIYTARYITEPKFDQVLALHAGIGAELIDTGVNMGPHRAAEFLQRWLNGFNDTGARYPALFVDGRLGAQSMGALASFLKWRGQDGAAVLLRALNGLQAARYLEITEANKTQRRFLFGWIKERVAM; this is encoded by the coding sequence ATGGCCACCACAGAAAATCCCCTGATAGCACGCGTCATCGACGCCATCCTGCGCGCCGAAGGCGGCTATGTGAACGACCCTCTCGATGCGGGCGGCGAAACCAATTACGGCATCACGGTGGCCGTGGCGCGCGCCAACGGCTACACGGGGCCGATGCGCGACCTGCCCATGGCAGTGGCGCGCGTCATCTACACGGCGCGCTATATCACGGAACCGAAGTTCGACCAGGTGCTGGCCCTGCATGCCGGCATCGGCGCCGAGCTGATCGACACGGGCGTGAACATGGGGCCGCACCGCGCGGCCGAGTTCCTGCAGCGCTGGCTGAACGGTTTCAACGACACGGGCGCGCGCTATCCCGCCCTGTTTGTCGATGGCCGCCTAGGCGCGCAGTCGATGGGCGCTCTTGCATCCTTCCTGAAATGGCGCGGCCAGGATGGTGCGGCCGTGCTGCTGCGCGCCTTGAACGGCTTGCAGGCGGCGCGCTACCTGGAAATCACCGAGGCCAACAAGACCCAGCGCCGTTTCCTGTTCGGCTGGATCAAGGAACGGGTGGCCATGTGA